ATTAACATGTTAAAGGGAATTGAGGATAAGTGCATTATTTTTTTACAAAAAAATAATGTTGAGGTTTTTACACCCCAACATTTATTATAGAACCACATTATAAAAAGGAACTTGTAAGTAGATTGCTCTATCTTACAAGTTCCTTTTTACATCTTTTTACACTTTTTTTAAGAAATTGACTTTTTTTCTACTTTTGTCCTACTATCACTAGCATCCAATTCATTATTAAGTTCAATATAATTTAATAGCTGTGTTAATGTAAAGCTTCTTCCTGTATCTGTAATAAGTTTCGATATGGAGCCAGTGCTATCCTTTTCGATTTTCACAACATTTACTTTAGTCATTTTATCACACCTTATTTAAAAAATTGGTAACTGATCTAAATTATTACTTGTATCTGCGTCAGCATTAGATCTTAAAAACATTTTCCCACTTTTAGATTTACTAACATTGACGCCATTTATTTTATTTTCAGCAACTAGGGTTATAGCTTCTTCAACAGTATAAACTTGTCCATCATCTAACAAAACCTGAGTAATATCACCATCTGAGTTTTTTCTAACCTTTTGTACTTTTAATTTTCCGTCCATAGTAACCTCCTAATGATTCTATTCATATTATTAACTTCTCTACTAGTATTTATTCACTATATTTGTATAATTATTGTAATAATAAAAAATCAAGTCATTTCTGACTTGATTTATGTTTTATATTCTATATGTATTTAAGTCTTCTTTAAAGCTTTCAGTTATTTTTTTAAACTCAGCCACATTAGTAGATAGTTTCTTTATTTGCTCTGCATAGTTTGTAACATTGGCACTTACCTCTTCTGAAGAAGCTGAATTTTCTTCTGCGATAGCTGCTAGTGATTCTATATTCTCAAACACCTTAGATATTGAATTAGATTCTGTTTCTAATTTCCTTGCTGTTTCAAAAAGTTTATCTGAAACAACTTTTATTCTCGTATTTGCATCACTTGATGTTTCTACTGCATTAGATAGATTTGTATTCTCTTGTGAAAGAACTGAATATTGCTTATCTATATCTTCTACCATAACAGCAATATCCTTTACAAAGCCGCCTAAATAAGTATTAATGTTTTCCACTGCTTCATTAGTTTCTTCAGATAATTTTCGTACTTCTTCTGCAACAACAGCAAATCCCCTACCTGCTTCTCCTGCTCTAGCAGCTTCAATAGACGCATTAAGTGCTAATAGATTTGTTTGTTGTGATATTGATGAAACAATACCAACAATATCAGTAATATTTTCTGCATTTGATCTTAGACTTAGTCCACTTTCTTTTACTTCTCTAAATTTATCTAACACATTATTTACTTTTTTCGCAGTGAACTCTACATTTTTAAAACTATCTTCAATTTTGTTTACCGCTTCCTCTAATTCAGTTTTATTGTCTTGTTCTTCACTTGCAATTTTCTTTACTTCTTGAATATTGTTATTTAGGACATATACTGAACTTTCAGTATCCTCTGCTTGGCTAAGTGCTGCCGTAGCTAACTGCTCAACAATATCCGATATTTCATCTGATGTATTATTCATCGTAAAAGCAATATTGGATATTCTATCACTAAAGGTATTCATTTCATCAACTATACCTTTAAAACCAACAAAGTCTTTTTTAATGATATCTTTATAATTATTTATTTCATTAAATATATTTTCAAACTGATCTTTAGTTTGTAGATTTATAAGCTCAGTGTAATTGTGATCCTTTATATCTTCCAACTCTTTTATAATTGATTTTAATGGTTTACTTATTAATCGTGAAGAAATAAAAGTAAAAACAAAAGTCAATATGCCAATAGAGCCAATCAACACATTTGTATCCTTTATAACAGAGCTTAAACCAAAGCTTCCTAATAATGTCAACCCTGTAGACAAAATTGCCACTTTCACATTATAATCTTTTATAAAACCAAAAGATAAAATTTTATTAAGTACAAATTTCTTATTAAAACTTATTTGATTCTCAAATGTAAGTTTTACTTTTAGTATCTCATTAGTTTTTTCTA
Above is a genomic segment from Natranaerovirga pectinivora containing:
- a CDS encoding DUF3892 domain-containing protein, yielding MDGKLKVQKVRKNSDGDITQVLLDDGQVYTVEEAITLVAENKINGVNVSKSKSGKMFLRSNADADTSNNLDQLPIF
- a CDS encoding heme NO-binding domain-containing protein, which encodes MKGTVVSTWLKTCRNLYGNDIVDNALRHSNVATDKTFSPLEEVNDDIVNNIIGYIAKEKNLKLFDLWETIGKDNVKTFQNDYPAFFRHQNLYHFLRSMNDVHKIVMQRIPGAKPPVLDIEPISSKEAHFTYRSKRGMFGYFTGLLKGAAEHFGENLIIQEIEKTNEILKVKLTFENQISFNKKFVLNKILSFGFIKDYNVKVAILSTGLTLLGSFGLSSVIKDTNVLIGSIGILTFVFTFISSRLISKPLKSIIKELEDIKDHNYTELINLQTKDQFENIFNEINNYKDIIKKDFVGFKGIVDEMNTFSDRISNIAFTMNNTSDEISDIVEQLATAALSQAEDTESSVYVLNNNIQEVKKIASEEQDNKTELEEAVNKIEDSFKNVEFTAKKVNNVLDKFREVKESGLSLRSNAENITDIVGIVSSISQQTNLLALNASIEAARAGEAGRGFAVVAEEVRKLSEETNEAVENINTYLGGFVKDIAVMVEDIDKQYSVLSQENTNLSNAVETSSDANTRIKVVSDKLFETARKLETESNSISKVFENIESLAAIAEENSASSEEVSANVTNYAEQIKKLSTNVAEFKKITESFKEDLNTYRI